A window of Branchiostoma floridae strain S238N-H82 chromosome 9, Bfl_VNyyK, whole genome shotgun sequence genomic DNA:
GGCTACCAGTTTCACTGGGCCATCTCCGACAGTACCTCACTCTCACCAACAATGGGTGTCTGCACAGAACTGTAGCATCTTACTCCAGGGTACATGCAAAACACCCAATTGCTTACCAGCCGTCCTTGGTGCAGAGCAGAAGGTTTTGTCTTCAGTCCAGATCCCTGCAGAAGGAAGAACTAGAGCTGACCAGTGTACGGTACAATGTACAGAGGGGAAACTTTGCAAGAATAAGCAGCGAAGATGTGGCCATGTTTGAGAAGCTCTTGCCTGGCAGGGTGATTGCGGATCCTGAGGAGTTGGTGGGATACAACACAGACTGGCTCCGCATGTGTCGTGGCAACAGCAGGCTGCTTCTCAGGCCCAAGACAACAGAAGAGGTATCAGAGATCATGAAATACTGCAGCTCCCGTAACCTTGCAGTGATGCCACAGGGAGGGAACACGGGCCTTGTCGGTGGCAGTGTGCCGGTGTTTGACGAGATCATCATCTCCACGTCTCTTATGAACAAAATCATCAGTGTGGATGAGATATCTGGTACGCTGGTGTGCCAGGCAGGCTGTGTTCTAGAGGCACTCAGCACACACCTGTCTGATGTCGGACTGATGATGCCTCTGGACCTGGGAGCCAAGGGAAGCTGCCAGATTGGTGGGAATGTCTCCACCAACGCAGGGGGTCTGAGGCTGATGCGGTACGGCTCGCTCCACGGAAGTGTGCTCGGGCTGGAGGTGGTCCAAGCAGACGGTACTATCCTGGACTGTCTGTCTACCCTTAGAAAGGACAACACTGGTTATGATCTGAAGCAGTTATTCATAGGGTCGGAGGGCACCCTTGGTATTGTCACAGCTGTCTCAATCCTGTGTCCCAGGAAGCCACAGTCTATTAACCTGGCTATTCTCGGTGTcagcaattttcaaaattgcttGAGGTCGCTGAAGGAGGCCAAAGGAATGCTAGGAGAAATCCTGTCAGCATTTGAGTTCATGGACAGCTCTTGTATGGACTTGGCTAGAAGTAACTTGAACCTAACCAACCCTATCAGTGACAAGCCATTCTATGTACTGATTGAGACAGCTGGATCCAACGGTACCCATGATGAAGAGAAGCTGAACCTTTTCTTAGAGAAGGTTCTGGGAGAAGGTATTGTGGAGGATGGCACTGTAGCAACAGACAGCACAAAAATTCAGTCCATCTGGTCTATCCGTGAGCGGCTAGCAGAGGCATTACTCCACGACGGTTATGTGTACAAGTACGACATCTCTCTCCCCCTGGCTAACTTCTATGATCTTGTAGTGGACATGAGGGAGAGAGTGGATGACCTGGCCACCAGAGTGGTAGGGTATGGTCATCTCGGTGATGGGAACTTGCACCTGAACGTCACAAGCCCTACATACGATCATGAACTTCTTGACAAGATTGAGCCGTTCATTTACGAATGGACATCGCGGTACAATGGTAGTATCAGTGCAGAGCATGGACTGGGATTCAAGAAGAAAGACTTCATCCATTTCAGTAAGACCCAGAAGGCTGTAGAGCTCATGCAGCAGATCAAGGACTTAATGGATCCGAAGGGCATCCTAAACCCATACAAAATGCTGCCTGATAAGTATGGGGACTGAAATTGTTTCTTGTGATTAGACTTTTCCTGAACAGTTGCTGTCAAGCAGTGGAATAACTTTATAACTGGTTTATGACTGGAATTCAGGAAGTAGAGAGCATAGGGTTGCACAgttgaaaataaacattttcaatgtatcttttttttctctaaatTGTTTTTGAAGTACATTATTGAAaatcaaatgtatattattaaaaattaaacatcattGGAATGTATTCAGAATTTCTAATCTATATACATGCACTATTTTCAGCTCATAAAATTGTAAAACTACAAGCTTCTTGGGATTGAAAATTTGACAAGTAATAAAGAATGTAAACATACTATATTTATATcaaatgaaggcaatttttttgttAATAATGGTAATGGATattcaaaaacaatatattttgtatattttgatatatGTTTGTAgagcaaaaacaaataaaacactaaTACACAGGCAGTTGTACAATTTTATTGTTTGGAACTGTAAACATATTGAATGATAAGGCTACTAGTAATACAGTATTGTAATTGTCACTGATGTTACCAGCATTGGAATGTGTCATTATTGCTGTAACTACAGGAATGCATGATAAAAATGGTCCAATGAAAAACAGTTCTCTTTTTTGTAAATGTACTCTGATGAAGttgtcattacatttacagGTAATTCTCATGCACTGCTGTAGCTCCTCAAATTGGATTCAAAAGACACAGATTTCTGTTTAAATGTATTGCAGTGTGGCTACTTCTGTAAAAGAAATTCTGACATGGTTGTAAAGTTCTATCCACATCCAAGTAAGATTTGCAATACATGCTATTTTGAATTCTGAATAAAGCTAATACAGTCATATGTCACATAGTCTTGTGTTTTCTCAATGACATATTTTGAAAGCAAtgagaaatagatttagataaATTTAACAGATCATAACCTCTAGGTACTGACAGTGCATCAAAGTCCATCAATTCTCAATGACATTGTGTATCTCTGATTGAATGACAATATGGACCGTGACATAGGGTGCATTGAATGCCTTGGAAGTCTCAACTTGCACTAAGATGTCTATATCTGCATGACATTTCTGCCCCTGTGAACTGTAGTCTGTCTGTAGGCTTCTGGCACATTTTCCAAGGATAGTGGCTGCTCAAAACAGGGCCTGTGGGTGAAAGGACATGCTCACTTTTAGTTCAACACCAATATGTATTATGTCATATTATGTCACAAACAACATATCCCCTACACACATTTCTATACTAGAAATTGTCTTATCATCCAACATCTTTGTTGGAGCAATACTAAGAATTCTCAAATGAATTATAAGCATTTGGTGATAATTCAAGAGCCTACAATCACATCATTTCTTATAAAATTGCAAGGAAACCCTCACCTGACAGTTTTGTTTGCTACCTTCTCCATCACATCCTTTAAAATGTCTGGTTCAGAAGTCAAGGCTTAAATAAAATCATGGTTCATGCCATATCATGTATCAAGTAAATAAGACACATAATATCATGGCCAGGTCATGATGCAACCTACATCTGGCCATCTTCATTTCATTTtagaaggaaaaaagaaagattcTGCATGTCTCCAACAAACATTTATAGCTTTAGCCTACTACTCAGCACTAAATAGCAGAGTCATTGAGTAACATGGAAGGATACGTAGGAAACGCCCTTGCTGTGATGAGGCCAATGTC
This region includes:
- the LOC118423164 gene encoding D-2-hydroxyglutarate dehydrogenase, mitochondrial-like codes for the protein MAPLRLPVSLGHLRQYLTLTNNGCLHRTVASYSRVHAKHPIAYQPSLVQSRRFCLQSRSLQKEELELTSVRYNVQRGNFARISSEDVAMFEKLLPGRVIADPEELVGYNTDWLRMCRGNSRLLLRPKTTEEVSEIMKYCSSRNLAVMPQGGNTGLVGGSVPVFDEIIISTSLMNKIISVDEISGTLVCQAGCVLEALSTHLSDVGLMMPLDLGAKGSCQIGGNVSTNAGGLRLMRYGSLHGSVLGLEVVQADGTILDCLSTLRKDNTGYDLKQLFIGSEGTLGIVTAVSILCPRKPQSINLAILGVSNFQNCLRSLKEAKGMLGEILSAFEFMDSSCMDLARSNLNLTNPISDKPFYVLIETAGSNGTHDEEKLNLFLEKVLGEGIVEDGTVATDSTKIQSIWSIRERLAEALLHDGYVYKYDISLPLANFYDLVVDMRERVDDLATRVVGYGHLGDGNLHLNVTSPTYDHELLDKIEPFIYEWTSRYNGSISAEHGLGFKKKDFIHFSKTQKAVELMQQIKDLMDPKGILNPYKMLPDKYGD